In a genomic window of Nomascus leucogenys isolate Asia chromosome 4, Asia_NLE_v1, whole genome shotgun sequence:
- the CX3CR1 gene encoding CX3C chemokine receptor 1, producing the protein MDQFPESVTNFEYDDLAEACYTGDIMAFGTVFLSIFYSVVFAIGLVGNLLVVFALTNSKKPKSVTDIYLLNLALSDLLFVATLPFWTHYLINEEGLHNALCKFTTAFFFIGFFGSIFFITVISIDRYLAIVLAANSMNNRTVQHGVTISLGVWAAAILVAAPQFMFTKQKENECLGDYPEVLQEIWPVLRNVETNFLGFLLPLLIMSYCYFRIIQTLFSCKNHKKAKAIKLILLVVIVFFLFWTPYNVMIFLETLKLYDFFPSCDMRRDLRLALSVTETVAFSHCCLNPLIYAFAGEKFRRYLYHLYGKCLAVLCGRSVHVDFSSSESQRSRQGSVLSSNFTYHTSDGDASLLL; encoded by the coding sequence ATGGATCAGTTCCCTGAATCAGTGACAAACTTTGAGTACGATGATTTGGCTGAGGCCTGTTATACTGGGGACATCATGGCCTTTGGGACTGTGTTCCTGTCCATATTCTACTCCGTCGTCTTTGCCATTGGCCTGGTGGGAAATTTGTTGGTAGTGTTTGCCCTCACCAACAGCAAGAAGCCCAAGAGTGTCACCGACATTTACCTCCTGAACCTGGCCTTGTCTGATCTGCTGTTTGTAGCCACCTTGCCCTTCTGGACCCACTATTTGATAAATGAAGAGGGCCTCCACAATGCCTTGTGCAAATTCACTACTGCCTTCTTCTTCATCGGCTTTTTTGGAAGCATATTCTTCATCACCGTCATCAGCATTGATAGGTACCTGGCCATCGTCCTGGCCGCCAACTCCATGAACAACCGGACCGTGCAGCATGGTGTCACCATCAGCCTAGGCGTCTGGGCAGCAGCCATTTTGGTGGCAGCACCCCAGTTCATGTtcacaaagcagaaagaaaatgaatgccTTGGTGACTACCCCGAGGTCCTCCAGGAAATCTGGCCTGTGCTCCGCAATGTGGAAACAAATTTTCTTGGCTTCCTACTCCCCCTGCTCATTATGAGTTACTGCTACTTCAGAATCATCCAGACGCTGTTTTCCTGCAAGAACCACAAGAAAGCCAAAGCCATCAAACTGATCCTTCTGGTGGTCATCGTGTTTTTCCTCTTCTGGACACCCTACAATGTTATGATTTTCCTGGAGACACTTAAGCTCTACGACTTCTTTCCCAGTTGTGACATGAGGAGGGATCTGAGGCTGGCTCTCAGTGTGACCGAGACGGTTGCATTTAGCCACTGTTGCCTGAATCCTCTCATCTATGCATTTGCTGGGGAGAAGTTCAGAAGATACCTTTACCACCTGTATGGGAAATGCCTGGCTGTCCTGTGTGGGCGCTCAGTCCATGTTGATTTCTCCTCATCTGAATCACAAAGGAGCAGGCAGGGAAGTGTTCTGAGCAGCAATTTTACTTACCACACGAGTGATGGAGATGCGTCCCTCCTTCTCTGA